GACGCCGGCATGTCCGTACTGGAACGGAACTGGCGCTGTCGTGCCGGTGAGATCGACATCGTCGCGATGGACGGCGACGCGCTCGTCGTCTGCGAAGTGAAGACCCGCAGGGCGGGCGCGTTCGAGCATCCGATGGCAGCCGTCACGCCGGTCAAGGCGCAGCGGCTGCGGAGGCTGGCCGGGATCTGGCTCCACGGGCACGGCGGTCCGCCGCCCGGTGGAGTCCGGATCGACCTGGTCGGCGTGGTGCTGCCCAGGCGTGGGGCGCCGGTCGCCCAGCATGCGCGGGGGGTGGCCTGATGGGGTTCGCGCGGGCGTGCTCGGTGGCGCTCGTGGGCGTCGAGGGCGTGGTGGTGGAGGTCCAGGCCGACCTGGAGGCGGGGGTGGCCGCGTTCACCCTGGTGGGGCTGCCGGACAAGAGTCTGGTGGAGAGCCGGGACCGGGTCAGGGCCGCGGTCGTGAACTCCGGGGCGGAGTGGCCGCAGAAGAAACTCACGGTGGGCCTGTCACCGGCCTCCGTACCGAAGGGCGGCTCCGGCTTCGATCTGGCGGTCGCATGCGCGGTGCTGGGTGCGGCCGAGCGGATCGATCCGGAGTCCATCGCCGATGTGGTGATGATCGGTGAGCTCGGTCTCGACGGCCGGGTGCGGCCGGTGCGCGGCGTGCTGCCCGCGGTGCTCGCCGCGGCGGAGGCAGGGTACCGCCAGGTCGTCGTGCCCGAGCAGACCGCGGGGGAGGCGGCGCTGGTGCCCGGGGTCTCGGTGCTCGGGGTGCGGAGCCTGCGGCAGCTGATCGCGGTGCTCTGCGACGAGCCGGTGCCGGACGAGCGGGCGGCTCATGACGAGGGGCGCCCCGACACCATGCCGGCCGGGCTGATGGTGCCCGGCGCGGGCATCGGGACCGGGCTCGCCCGGGTGCGGGGACAGGGTGAGGGCAATCCGCCGGACCTGGCGGACGTGGCGGGGCAGGAGCGGCCCCGCAAGGCGCTGGAGGTCGCCGCGGCGGGCGGTCACCATCTGCTGCTCTCCGGACCGCCGGGCGCAGGCAAGACCATGCTGGCCGAGCGGCTTCCGGCGATTCTGCCGGCGCTGACCAAGAAGGAGTCCCTGGAGGTCACCGCGGTGCACTCGGTGGCGGGTATCCTGCCGCCCGGCGAACCCCTGGTCACCCGGGCGCCGTACTGCGCGCCGCATCACTCGGCGACGATGCAGTCGCTGGTCGGCGGGGGCAACGGGCTGCCGCGGCCCGGTGCGGTCTCGTTGGCCCACCGGGGGATTCTCTTTCTGGACGAGGCACCGGAATTCTCCGTGCGGGCGCTGGACGCGCTGCGCCAGCCGCTGGAGTCGGGGCATGTGGTGGTGGCACGCAGCGCCGGAGTGGTGCGGCTGCCCGCCCGGTTCCTGATGGTGCTGGCCGCCAACCCCTGCCCCTGCGGCCGGCACACCCTGAGCGGTGCGGGCTGCGAATGTCCGCCCTCGGCGGTCCGGCGCTATCAGGCGAGGCTCTCCGGGCCGCTGCTCGACCGGGTGGACCTGCGGGTGGTCGTGGACCCGGTCAGGCGCGAGGACCTGATGGGGCAGGGCGGCAGGGGCGAGTCGACGGCCACCGTCGCGGCCCGGGTCCTGGAGGCCAGGGCGCGGGCGGCAGAGCGGCTGGCCGGCACCGCGTGGACCACCAACAGCGAGGTGCCCGGCCATGAGCTGCGGACCCGGCTGAACGTGGCGCCGGGCGCGCTGATGGAGGCCGAACGGGACATGGAGCGGGGCATGCTCACGGCACGGGGCCTGGACCGGGTGCTCAGGGTGGCGTGGACGATCGCCGATCTGCGTGGCGCCGACCGCCCGGACGCGTCCGACATCGCGGTGGCGCTGGAACTGCGGACGGGGATTCCGCGGGGCGCCCTGACGAAGACCGGAGCGTCATGACTGCGCGGGTGGACCCCGGGCAGGGGCGCCTTCCGGTGCCGGGGCCTGGGCCGGGGATGGCGGTGAGCGATCGGGAACGGCTGGCGCGGGCCGCGCTGACCCGCGTAATGGAACCGGGGGACGAGCGCGGCGGCCGCTGGCTGCGCGAGTGCGGTGCCGTCGAGCTGCTACGGCGGATCACCGCCGGGGACGGGTCCGCGGAGCGGCTGAGCGGAATGACTCCGAAACGTCTCGCCGGATACCGCTCAAGGGCCGAGA
This sequence is a window from Streptomyces sp. NBC_01217. Protein-coding genes within it:
- a CDS encoding YifB family Mg chelatase-like AAA ATPase, with amino-acid sequence MGFARACSVALVGVEGVVVEVQADLEAGVAAFTLVGLPDKSLVESRDRVRAAVVNSGAEWPQKKLTVGLSPASVPKGGSGFDLAVACAVLGAAERIDPESIADVVMIGELGLDGRVRPVRGVLPAVLAAAEAGYRQVVVPEQTAGEAALVPGVSVLGVRSLRQLIAVLCDEPVPDERAAHDEGRPDTMPAGLMVPGAGIGTGLARVRGQGEGNPPDLADVAGQERPRKALEVAAAGGHHLLLSGPPGAGKTMLAERLPAILPALTKKESLEVTAVHSVAGILPPGEPLVTRAPYCAPHHSATMQSLVGGGNGLPRPGAVSLAHRGILFLDEAPEFSVRALDALRQPLESGHVVVARSAGVVRLPARFLMVLAANPCPCGRHTLSGAGCECPPSAVRRYQARLSGPLLDRVDLRVVVDPVRREDLMGQGGRGESTATVAARVLEARARAAERLAGTAWTTNSEVPGHELRTRLNVAPGALMEAERDMERGMLTARGLDRVLRVAWTIADLRGADRPDASDIAVALELRTGIPRGALTKTGAS
- a CDS encoding YraN family protein — its product is MNARGALGRYGEDLAARLLTDAGMSVLERNWRCRAGEIDIVAMDGDALVVCEVKTRRAGAFEHPMAAVTPVKAQRLRRLAGIWLHGHGGPPPGGVRIDLVGVVLPRRGAPVAQHARGVA